In Cucurbita pepo subsp. pepo cultivar mu-cu-16 chromosome LG10, ASM280686v2, whole genome shotgun sequence, the DNA window gtgcataattaaaaaacaactttCCTGCCCATGATCTTACTTTCAGTCGggtttatgttttcttttgccCTCTGCTGCTTTAAAATCCTTTCTTATATGTCTTGTATGTCGGCATTGTTAGTTATTGCGGCTGCAAATGGACTACATGCATGGAAGATGCTTGAAGATCTGACAAATCAGATAGATCTTGTCCTAACAGAGGTGGTCATGCCTTGCTTATCTGGCATTGGTCTTCTATGCAAGATTATGAGCCATAAAACGAGGAAGAATATACCTGTAATCAGTAAGTTTTTTGAAGTGTCTAGTTTATCAAGCGTATAGATTTTAAGTAGGGTTATCTTTCTATGCAAGCTAatctattgatttttttattctgaTGCTATAATTATGCAGTGATGTCTTCTCATGATTCAATGGGTTTAGTCTTCAAATGTTTGTCAAAGGGTGCTGTTGATTTTTTAGTGAAGCCCATTCGGAAGAATGAGCTTAAAAACCTTTGGCAACATGTTTGGAGAAGATGCCATAGCGTGAGTACTTTCACCTTCATGTGTCCCTTGATTGCATTATATTGATGGGCTGACTTATGACTTGTTATAGatgaataaatatgaaaagtgAAGTACTTTCTGGTGTCCTTCTAgctaattttctataattagTGTCACTCTCCTTTCTGAGATCTGCCTAAATTTATGCTGGGTGAATTCTCATGGACTTCTTGCtcacatttattttctatgtGGATGGGGTATTGAGCAATTGATATTTTCCCACTAATTATGTCATATTGATATCTACTTTTTCTCTTAGTCTAGCGGTAGTGGAAGTGAGAGTGGCACACAGACCCAAAAATCTGTGAAGTCAAAAGGCGTTGAAAAAACAGACAACAACACTGGGAgcaatgatgaagaagaagacaatgaGAGCATTGGTTTCAATATTGATGATGGAAGTGACGATGGTAGTGGCACACAGGTATTACATGTTCTTGTTAAGAGACTAACAAGATCTAGGATTGTTTTATATGTACATTAAAGAGGGTAGAACATATCTTGTCAATATTGCATACAGTGAATTGATAGAAACTTTGGTTTGCTAGGAATTGATAGTGCTGAATATCTTTCCAAAATCATGTTTATCGCTGGTAGGGAAACATGGGAAGCTCTATTTTTTCTCTCCCCCCACCCCATTCTCTCGATGAGCATTATTGTGAGAGAaatctctttttgttttcttctcttatttttcagtTGGCCCTATGTTGCTGACTTGGCATGTTGTCAATTTATCGATAATCAACATTATTCTAGGATATATAGTTTTTGAATAGACTTAAAAGACATATGTGAAATGAGTATTAGAATGAACAAGTTCACTATATGAAAAGACTAATATATTTAGTTCAACTCTAGTACAATAGCATTTGTTCTGATAAAACGAAGTAGCTACTGGAATCTTTTACTGGCTAAAGTAACCTGGTGATTGAACCAGGGACCTTTGCCTTACTACGGGGTAAGAACTAGTTCCTTTTTTCTTGTCTATTATCTGTATTGGGATCAATATCCTTTCCAGCTCGTAATTTAACCCATAAGGTATCGtgtatttcaaaattattagattGGTTTATAAGATGTGACGGGATTTCAATATTGGAATTGTTAGGATTGTATAATTGTTTCTTATCAATGATGGTTGCTGTCCTCAATTCTGAAGGTTTTCCAAATCAAcagtaactttttttttttttttttcatttccaaatcaacagtaacttttttttttttttttcattgagaaaaaaaaaaagaaaaaaaaaaacaaaaacaaaaacaaaagaaagataaaaaaaggaaaagttaaaGGGCATACAAAAAAACAGTCCAAAGTAAAGGAGTCAAACAACATGCTACTTAAAATGGAGCTCCAAATGGGTAGTTACAAAAGTTCTTGGATGCTCGAAGCAGTAGACCTAGCCAGCAATCAAATTCCCACCCAAGATCTTTCCAAATTCCGAAAAATCTTAGTATCCCCTAGCCAACAGTAACTAGTACTACTCTCTTTCTGCAGAGTTCTTGGACCAAGCAAGCTATAGAAGTTGAAAGCCCTCGACCAGTATCTGCATCAGCATGGAATAAAAAACGTGAACGTCCTGATAGTACTTGTGCTCAAGTTGTCCACTCAAATGCCGATGCATTTGCTAATAATGTGCCAATTGTTTTGACAGCAGGGTGCCAGGGGCAGAAAAAGCAACTTGGTATGCCTTTGAATATCTGACTGTCTGAGAACTATACAAACTGTTAATCATAcgtctaatatatttttgtattttttgaaaCTGTTACCTTGGTAAAGTTGAATTAGGTGTGCACGGCGATTTAGATTTACAACTTGAACTCTCTACGGAACATCCAACCAAGCTAATTAACAGAAAACAGAACATTATGCTTGAGATCGGGTCCAGTGGATTCAATGAGCAGTTCAACAAAGCAGATCTTGACCTCAACTCTGATAGCCCATGCAGCAAACTAAAGTGCGAGGAAACAACTGTTACTGGTCTTGCTACTAATCTTACTGATTCTAAGATGGATGTCACTGTGTTTGAGGTGCCGAGCAACCATCCCAAGACTACAGACATTAAGAATAAAAGTGTTAAAGATTCAGAAGATTTTCCATCTCTTGAGCTTGGATTAAAAAGGCTTAGAGGAGTTCAAGCGACAGGGAAAGCTGTCCAAGATGAGCGGAATGTTTTGAGACGCTCAGATTCTTCAGCATTTTCTAGGTATGTGAGAAAATGGTCCATCCTTCCTAATATTGTTTCAAAATGATAAGGCAATTCCTATCTGACCAATAAGGTTCACTATCCATATAATCACAGGTACAATGCTGGCTCGAATTCTAACAAGACTCCAACTGGGAATGCCGGAAGTAGCTCTCCACCTGTCAATGGCAGAGAAGTTACAAATCAAGAGAACATGCAAGATATTCGTTCTCATTCAAGTGGTAACCCTCCCAATCAATGTTCAAATGGAGATAGCAATAATATCGACATGGGGTCCACTACCAATAATGCATTTTCCAAGTCCATAGTTACTAATAACAAGTCAGCAATGACATCAACTGTCAACTGTTTGCACCCATCGGCAGCTTTCCAACCTGTTAAGAATGACAGTCTATCCGTTCCTCAGAAAGCTGATAACGTCATTAATGTTACAACTACAGCAATGCAAGCTCAGTCTAATTTTGTGCACAGGGAATCTCAGATGCAGCAACCTTGTCACCCGTATGATCCCACTCATCAGTTTGTCCACAATGTGCAACGAGTGTCATCTGACCATAATGATTATTCATTAAAGAAAACATATGCAGCTATCACGCATTGTGGGTCAACCAATGTGTTAAATGGCCATGTAGAAGGTAATGCGGCAAATTATAGTGTGAACGGTAGCGCCTCGGGCAGTAACCATGGAAGCAATGGCCAAAATGGGAGCTGCAATGCAGTAAATGCTGGAGGGCTGAATATGGAAAGTGATAATGGAATAGGTCAGAAAAGCCGAAGTGGAGATGCCAGTGGAAGTGGAAGTGGGAGTGGAAGTGGAAGCGGAAACAAAGTGGACCTcagcaaagtttcacaaaggGAAGCTGCCCTGACTAAGTTTCGccagaaaaggaaggaaagatgCTTCCGTAAAAAGGTAATGTTATTTGATCCTTCTTTTAGTCCAATGCCTTATGTCTATTTTGTGATCCCTCGTCTTGTCCTTTTGTTGTGCTGAAATTGTACACGTAAAGCATGATGATCCATATTTGTGGGGTCTTTCTATATCCAATCTAAGCTCCTCCATCCCTCCCCCCGTCAAATTTCTGTTGGTATCATATTTCACTGCTGAACATTAAACTCCAGCTTGTATCATATTTCTCCGAGAGGCTGCTTTTGGCGTAGCTACAGGTACTTTGAGGAGAGGAATTCTCTCTTACTTGCTGTGATGTCTTTACCAAGAGTCTGAGTCATTGAGAAGCACAGATATAGAAATGGAGCCATGAACGAATACTGCATGTATACGAACAGGGATAAATCTATATAATCCATATATGCTTATCTGCACATGCATTTCTGTACATTTCAACTTCACATCAGAAGTTTATTTCGGTTTATCATATTTACATGTGATAGAAGTGATTAAATACTCTGTACTTTAAACGAAGTTGAAGAAACTAATTGCATATTTGCTAGATGGGGGATAAGACTTCCTTCAAGCACATTGCATCAGCTGTGCCTTCCTGTGGGGCCGGTTTATTTCATATTTGCTAGATAGACGTCCAGTAAAGGGATTTCAATTGGaaagaaattctttttttgttggatttcCTTGGGTTCCATTGTAGAGCCATGTGAGACTATCTCATAAGACTTTGTGCCGACTCAATTACTTGCACCTATTGTTGTGCCTTTCTTCTTATGTGTCTTACTGTTTAAATTACGAGAGTTCTTATGTCTTTCTGCTAAATTTATGCCTTATTAGTTGCCTCTATATTCTTTAACAGGTCCGATACCAAAGCAGAAAGCGATTAGCAGAACAGAGACCTCGTGTCCGGGGACAGTTTGTGCGACAAAACACGAGCGACAACACAAGCAATGCAGGAGATGGCTAAAGCCATTGCATTGTTttggtaaaaaagaaaaaaaaatgatctgGTTTTCTTAATCAGATGTATCCATGTGCATGTGGGAAAATAGATAAGTTAGAGTGTACCATTTTAGACagaaaatgatgtttttaCTTAACAATTCTAAATTAGACCGACAAAGCTGAACTGGACTCTGTTGCCAGTGGCTACTGGACTTCTAATTCAAGGAGGCTTCTGCCTTTCTGCATCAGAGAACTCTTTTTTAGTTTGTGTTTGGACACATTGTGTGTATCATTCACAGTTGCATCTTCTGTCTTATTTCTATCCCTTCTGTACAAGTATGAACTCTCACAGTACTGCTCTTTGATAGATGGCTTACATGCAGtggtttgattttttgaaCATAGGGTAACTTTCATTTGTGTACTCTGGCATTGGCACAGCGAGTGCAAACGTTGAACGAACGACCAGCCTACTTGTGCAAGTATGCAATTGACGAACGTTAACAGCTGAACGTCGTATAATTTCTGCTCTCTACACAGGTCAATACTGCGCGAGTTATTTTGTATGTCAATTCTGgtttcttctctgttcttttaGCATGTATCTAATTTGTTTACTTCATACCAGTTCGTTGTgcattcttttttccttttttgaatTCCAATTTGGTAGTAGATAGCTTGAGCTCCTATAGCACTGCTAACTTAAATAGATtcagttttgttttgtttagatCAGAAAATCTGATAAACCAGGCCAAACTATTGATAAATGGTTGGGGCCCATTTTTAGGTACgaagaaggaaaaactcaaatcaaaatcaacttTATTTGATTCGATGTGACCAATATTGGTTTAGCCTTTGCAGACCCTTTAATGCTAAGGTGCATGTGCATCTCTCAGAATTACTTGCTTCAATTAAAGTCCAATATCCTGTATTTGCTTCAGTAGACTCAACAGGACTTCAGTGCTCATACTTACTGCGACAAATCCAAGAGATGCCTCAGTTGAG includes these proteins:
- the LOC111803549 gene encoding two-component response regulator-like APRR7, producing the protein MNAHASRQNGLRETSHHARDGNGIMNSGVSGREQSPVEENELKVNGLSRNKEDGRKSTVQAQDILQIHQQQHPQGSMVCWERFLHLRSLKVLLVENDDSTRHLVTALLRNCSYEVIAAANGLHAWKMLEDLTNQIDLVLTEVVMPCLSGIGLLCKIMSHKTRKNIPVIMMSSHDSMGLVFKCLSKGAVDFLVKPIRKNELKNLWQHVWRRCHSSSGSGSESGTQTQKSVKSKGVEKTDNNTGSNDEEEDNESIGFNIDDGSDDGSGTQSSWTKQAIEVESPRPVSASAWNKKRERPDSTCAQVVHSNADAFANNVPIVLTAGCQGQKKQLVELGVHGDLDLQLELSTEHPTKLINRKQNIMLEIGSSGFNEQFNKADLDLNSDSPCSKLKCEETTVTGLATNLTDSKMDVTVFEVPSNHPKTTDIKNKSVKDSEDFPSLELGLKRLRGVQATGKAVQDERNVLRRSDSSAFSRYNAGSNSNKTPTGNAGSSSPPVNGREVTNQENMQDIRSHSSGNPPNQCSNGDSNNIDMGSTTNNAFSKSIVTNNKSAMTSTVNCLHPSAAFQPVKNDSLSVPQKADNVINVTTTAMQAQSNFVHRESQMQQPCHPYDPTHQFVHNVQRVSSDHNDYSLKKTYAAITHCGSTNVLNGHVEGNAANYSVNGSASGSNHGSNGQNGSCNAVNAGGLNMESDNGIGQKSRSGDASGSGSGSGSGSGNKVDLSKVSQREAALTKFRQKRKERCFRKKVRYQSRKRLAEQRPRVRGQFVRQNTSDNTSNAGDG